CCTCACCATGTTGCATAACTTCCTGTAACCTAGTGTTGTGCACAGAGTAGAAAGGACCTTAGAGTGTCTGGGCTGGGTGGTGTCACGTAGCATGCCAGTTCCTTGTACATCTTCCCTTGACCTCCAAAGTAGTAACTATCAGAGTATCaatttctagatttattttagGCATCATGTTTCAGGACCAGGACAAATTTCCTCGCTCTGTGGTCCTACATGATTCATATGAAACTATGACAGGACCAGGTAACATTTTCCATGAGGACAGAGTGAGGTGGTGTATTGATGGCGTAGACAAGTGTAGTCTCCTAAGACCTGCTCAGCTGTATTtctggtggcacattcctttaaactcagcacttcTGAGGCAAGggaaggcagatatctgtgagatTAAGAACAACcaggtcttcatagtgagttccaggaaagccagggctgtgcagagtgaatttgtcttgaaaaaaaccaataacacaacaaaaaccaaacaaaaggatatgcttatgcagagagagaaattGAGTACAGGCTACCTTATTAACTGGACATTCAGGTCAGAGAATGGAACTTGTAAGCTAATCCATGCTGTAAAGACAGCATCACCTAATTgtaaatcaagaaaaagaaattagaagaaaCAAATTATAGGCTAAAACCTCCCATGAACACAGCTgcaaaatctacaaaaatatcatTCCTGCATCCTGTAGATTCAGTCCTGAAGAGCAAGTTATCTGTGACATTGTATTCATGAGTCCTTACTAAGTATTCTATGATGTTAACAATGTAAAAAACATTTACTAAATGTGAGTTCTTTAGATGATATCCTGCTGTTAGCCATGAGAATGtgttataaaatgaaaagaacaccTCCTGAAAAAGTAGAATTTAATCATTCATGTAAATCCCATCCAACATTGTAAACCATATAGTATTAATGATAATAACAgggctaaaattaaaaacatatataatggAGGCAGATTTTGATGAAGAGTTAGTATTTGTCAgtgtcccacagccatttatcATGAACAGTCACAGGAAATTAGTCACAGAGACCCTCCAGAGTCAGACTAATTAATGTATCAAAATACCGATGTTAGTATCATACTGAATTGTAAAAAAGCAGAAATTTTTCATTAAGTCTTGAAGTTAAGAGTCACCTCTCTTCacacatttttagttttgttcttgAAGACTTAGCTAATACAAAAACAGAAGTATaggataaaagagagagagagagagaaataaataccaCTGTCATTGTGTGAATATAACATGATTGTCTATGTAGAAATTATTAATCATTGTATGATAAGTCTTTCTAGCAAGGTGAATCTGGGATGATTGATCTGCAAGCCAATTGCTTTTTCATATATGAGAAATAGGCATTGGAAAATGCAATGAAAAACACACCAATTTCATTCAAGACTCACCACCCTCACACCTGTGATACTACTTTGCTGTTGTGAAGGTTTCTTTGATGGGGTTATTTACAGTGGTTAGCAATTGCTACAAATCAGAAATTTGTGTTAAGAAAACACTGTCAAAGTCCTGCCCACACTGTCTTGTGGGACAGTCCATATTCCATCAGTGTGGTAACATTGGCTTTATATTTCAAGAGAAACTCCATGAAGAACATGTGTTGAAGACTGAAAGGATGGAGGGTCACAAGAGAGTTTTGAGACATCATAGGCAGAGTGACTTTGAATTCTGGGCTCTgactttccttgtcttttttgttattgAGGTACATTCTTTATTTCTAATTCAATAGAGAGACACACATCTGCCACAGAGAATATGACAATTTATTAAAATGACACATGGGagtgggagaaaaaaatgtacagaaatgAGGAGCTAAGCCAGGCAGATGGGACAGGATATTCCCTCACTATATAGATCAATAAAGGAGTTGGTTCAGTCAGCAAACACCCACAGTAGGTGGAGGGATGTAAACTCATTGCTGAGGAAGGATCTCATCACACCCAAGGTTACTCTGCACCAAAACACATTTGCTCCATGGACATTctctcaccagttcctcagtgTAAGAACTGGATTTTCTTACAGAATTCTTGGGATTGTCACATTTATTTCCCAGACTCTGGAACCTTGAGGTatacttctttcttctctgattACTTCTCAGCTGCACGTTGGGCCCGCTTCTGGCTGCCCCAAGCCTCAAAGACCAGAATCCCAAGGACTATGAGGATCATGACAGCAAACCCCATCCTGATGAGATTCTCCACTGTGTGAtcctggatctctgagtctgtggTTGTGGACAAAGAAGTTACAGAGGTTACTGATGATCAAAATTTCCTCAAGATAACTATATGTTCCCAAGATAACTAAATGTCCACCCAGGTCCCCTGCCTTACTGTGACAAAACCTGGAGCCTCTGTTTCCAGTGTTATGACTTTAAATTCTCTTTGTTCAACTGTGTTGGGTTTAGGCATGTTCTGGGATGCACTGAAAATCTCAACTGATTCTGAgaacagaagaagagaaatagAATGTGTGCATGCTTAAGAGAGCTGGGTGTTTCTTCTGCATTCTACTTTCTCATTTATTGTAAATACCAATAATTCTTATCCTAAAAGCTCATGAAGTCTTGAATGAATCTTTTCACTGTTATAGCTGGGCTCCCtctcttattcttttaaaaatacatttatttatttgtttgtttgtttatgttacatcccagctgcagttccCACCACTCTTCCCAGTCACTCCTCCCAATCCCTCTGTTCTCACCCTtgaatccactcctccatttctgtttaggaaagggcaggtctcccatgatcATCAACAACATATGATGTATAGTTGAGGTAAGACTGAGAacttccccatgtattaaggtgGGGTAAAGTACCAAGTATTAGGAGTAGGGTCCCCAAAGCTGGTAAAAGATTCAGAGACAGTCTCTGTTCCCACTAGGAGTTCTTATTAGATTCTTCAGGACCACTGTGAAAACCCCTGAAAACAGTAAATTCAGAGTAGAAAAAATTGACAAGACATTCCAGGCACTGACCCCTGAGTCATGACACTGAGCAGCCACAGGGCCATTCTGAATGTGGTATCTCTGTTTAGCTCAGAAGAGGTTGTGTGGACAACATTCTCAGTTTGGGATGATttcctaaatgattttttttctgagtgtttgTTCTCTTGTCCCACATAGACCTCCCATCTCTCCTGTGATCTGAGACTTTCCCTGATCTGTTCTGAGTACCAGGGACTAACTAGGGCTGGTCAAGGAGAAAAGAACTTACAGTGTCTCAGAAATGAGATATAGTTCCTGCTAAGACTGAGAACATGTGTCTTGTTCATAAACTTTCCCTGATGTTCCTTCCCACATCAGACCAAGAAACTTCTCTATGTCCAGTTCAGGTAGGAGCTCATCCTTCTGATGTAGATTGTCCTACATCTCTTTCCTTTCATATATCATGTGGGAAAAAATGGTGTGGAGCAGAGTCATGCAGAGTGTTTGCAGTCCTGGCTCTCAAAATAagatgtgaagtgtgtgtgtgtgtgtgtgtgtgtgtgtgtgtgtgtgtgtgtgtgtgttttgttgtatgtgtgtgtgtgtgtgtgaaacagggAAGAATATATTGTACATCTCTGGGCTTTCACATAATATTTCCCCAAAGGCATGGCTAGCCCACACTAAGTATAAATGCCAAGACTGACATTGTAACCCTTACTTGTCTCCTCTTTACAAACAGTAGTTACCGAGACAAACAGGACAGCTATAGTGTGAGGAGAGAGTGGTGCAGCTCTTCCATCACTCTAGGAGACTCACGGGTCCATGGTGGATTGTCCCCTGAGGTCCTGTCCCTAAACCTTCTCTTGTTCAGATGAGCACACCAATGGCAGGGAGAAGACATTCTTAGCTGTCACCCCTCAAAACTAGGCTGAACCCATACATTCTCAGTTCCTCAATTTCACCCTGAATAGAAATGTTGTAGACTCCACAAAGCAATAGATTTTGACTGGGACTGCtggattttattttgcttaatgtgATTATTGTTATGTTCAGGTTCTTATGACAAATTCTATTTGGTAGGGTTGAGCTATGGATGTGGATCTGTtttgaacagaaaaaaagtatAGCAGGATTTGTACTTACTCCACCAAGGCTGCCTCCTACCATAGATACACCATGGGTCATAGATACACTGAGAGCAAGGGTCTGAGAATACTGATAAATGGAGGGTGATGAGCAGAGGTTGTCAGCTGGGGACTGGTTTCTGCCTAGTATCTTATGTCTGTCTGTGGACTCCCTAAGATGCTCTTTTAGACTACCAGAAACCATTCTGTGTTGCATAAGCAGGGATTGTAGTGAGCATTCCTAGAATGGGACTGATCAATGGCAAAGGGTTTAGGGTGTGAAAAAAAGATTGGTCAATGATGGCGCTGACCCACCTGAGGTGTATATTTCCAGGGGCTCACTGGGTACTGACCACCAGTGTGGAGTTTGGTTGTAGTAACCATAACATCTGAATGTCCCTCTGTGGTCTGGTGTTACATGATCTATAGAGAACAAGGCTTGGTACTGCATAATACTGTGTATATACTGTGAGTTCTGAGAGCTGAgtaacttctgatcttccttggTGAGAATGAGTTTATTATATTCATCCTGGGAGACACACTTGAGAGTCATGTTTCCTCCTGAGgtcaccacagggctgggcagggctgtcAGGCTGGGTTTATTGTAGTAGTAGATTCCTAGGAGAGAAGGAGGCAGCCTGTTCCATGGACTCACACAGCCATAGTGTTCTCCAGGACTAGGCTGTGGGAGGGCAATATTCTTGAGAGCAGAGCCTGGGCTGAGACCCTGACTGTCCCCTCACCTGTCACCACAATTTCCAGGGTGTCACTGCGCTCTGACCAGCCAGCTGAGCTGTAACAGTAACAGCGATATTGTCCCCCATGTTGCTGTGTCACAGAAGGGATGGAGAACTTGGCCTTGTTCTCAGGCTTCTCTGGGGTCTGTGTGCCCCAGGGTTTTTGGCTTCCCTCTTTATGCAGAACACATATTTCTGCATCCAGGGTCCCCTGACACCAGATGGTCACAGCACTCCCGGAAGAGACCATAGAGCTTGGCTCAGCCTTGATGGTGGGTTTGTGGAGGGTCCCTGCAAGGAAGTAGGAGAGAAGTAGGTGAGTTTGTCTGAAAGTGGCCAGAGAAATTCACACTAGCAGATggcacattttcctttttaatttcttcttctctcatacaatacatcctgacagAAACTTCCCaacatcccctctcccccagattcactGCTTGTTTGtgtcccttcagaaaagagcaggcctcccagagatgtTACCTGAACATGACATAATAACACGCAGTAACACTAGGCACACACCATCGTGTtaaggctgcacaaggcaacccagtaggaggaaaaagatCTCACAGTGCAGGTGATAGTGTCAGAGACTTCCCTAGTCCTATTGTTATGAACACAAAACCCCAAGCTAgtgaggcagtggtggcgcatgccttcattcccagcacttagaaggcagagcaggcagatctctgtgagtgaaggccagcctggtctacagaataagttccagaacagacaggctacatagtgagactctaaaaaaccaaaccaaacaaacaaacaaaacacccaaggtAATGACCACAGCGTGTGTTGAGAGAGCCTAGGGCAGACCCGTGCAGGCTCCATGGTTGCtgttccagtctctgtgagccctcatgatccctgcttagttgattgtgtggtccatgttctcctgatgtcctgaGTGCTCTGGCTCCTGcaacccttcctcctctcttctgtggggttccccgaGCTGTTGTGGATGGTACATGAGCTGATCCAGAGTAACAGAAGGCCCATAAGGATTCATCTCTGTCCTGGACCTCCTGGGCTTTGCTGTCACTGTCTGCCTTGGATTCTGTATCTTGTGTCCCACTCTCTACCATGCTCTGTGTCAATGGGCTCAGGAGCCCTGGctcctcacacacaccacacaccaagaCTCTCTGAGCACCTGTATCATTTCAGCATCATTCTAGGAAAGGCTGGGTTCCTCACCTGAGACCAGGAGCTCCAGGGGGTCACTAGGTTCTGACCACACCTGTGGACTGTTCTTGTTGAAGCTGTAACATCTGAATGTCCACCTTTGGCTGGAGGTCACAGGGCCCACAGAGAACAGGGCCTGGTACTCTCTAGTATGGGAGTTATATTGTGAGTCCAGTGTCCAGGAGAGCTTCTGAGGTCCTTCCTTCATCAGAACAAACCTGTGATATGACTGCCCTGAGACACACTGGACGGTTACATTCCCTCCTTCAGTCACCACAGGGCTCGGCTGGGCTGACAGGCTGGGTTTACTGTAGACTCCTAGAATTGAAGAATGAATCAGTCATTATCCTCCATGGCTGTGAGGTGGAGATAGCCATGTGAATAGACACACTTTTTGACAGTCAGTCTTGAGGCTGGGGACCCTGTGTGTCCTCTCACCTGTCACCACTAGCTCCAGGGAGTCACTGTACTCTGACCATCCATCATGGGTCTGATATTGACAGCGATATCGCCCTGCATGGCGGTGATCTATTTCTGCGATTGAGAATTCAGTCTTGGTCTTGGGATTCTGTGGAATCTCTATGTGCCTTAAATATTTGTGTCCATCTTTGTAGAGACTGTACTCTTTGACTCCTGTGGTCCCCTCACACAAGAAGGTCACTGTAGTCTGTGCAGAGACCACAAAGTCTGGTTGTACCATGAGGATAGGCTTAGGGAGAGCACCTGCAAGGAAATGAGCAGCTGGTACCCAGGACAGTCATCCTCAGATTGCAGCCCACAAACCTGACCCTCCAACCATTCCCAGGGGCAGCAAACATGCATTATTTTCCATCCTCACTGCCCAGGCATGGCTCCAAGATTTGATGAGAAGTGAAGGTCAAGACATCTGCAGACACTCACTCaccttccagcactgggattctgAGGCCCAGAATCAGTCCTATAAGAGAGTTCCTTTTAAGCAGTTAATTCCTGAAGCCTAAacagtccccctccccccccccccccgccatctgCAGAATCTCCTGAGACCCTGGGGTTTCCTGATGGACCAGTGCTGGGCTGTGTGGCATTGTTATTCCTAGACTACAGTATCTGTTCCCCATCTCCACATCTCACCCATATAGATCAGGGCTGTGAAGGTGAAGGTCATGGCATCTCCTCCTGGAGGCTGCAACTGTGCTTATGGGCAGAGCTACAGAGACTGTctggagggacaggagacacagggTGTGGTCTCTGGAGGCTGGCACTCCCATGACATGGTTGTACTGGAGCAGTCCCACAGGAAGGGGAAGtgccctcctcaggcaccaggcgcTGACTTCCCCAAGGCTGTGTCTTGGTCTGGTAGTAGACTCTGCAATCAATTCTTTGATGGATGACATTTCCATAATCCCATCAGTGTCTGTCTCATCTATCCTCATCATTGCAGGATCAGGTGATATCAGACATGTATGAATATTACACATAAGAAATATAAACTCACATGTGGGTTTGCTTGATtccttttcacattttttatGTGAAATACTTCTTCATATTCAAAATGTTTGCAGGTTTCTGTGAAGGGTCTCGCTGTGTACATCTGCATGCAATGAAATTTATAACCCTCTTTCTCATAGTCTCAAGTGCTAGGTTACAAATGTGCACCACTATTTCtgaacatttgttcttttttgatGTGTACACTTACTATTACAACtttaaattacacttatttatttacacttGTATCTTTAAATTACATCTATTTAATAATAAACAAGTACACCTGTTGTCTTCATTATGTGTGTACATTCACAGGTGCTAAGCACActcatagaggtcagaggacacctacAGAAGGCAGATTTGTCCTTGCATGATGTGGGTCAGAGTCAGGGCTGAAGCGTGGCAGCAGCACTCATACACTGGTCCATGTCACTAGCCCAATGTTAGCATCATCACTTTCCTTAGTCCTTCTGTTTCAGGCAAAAAATATTCATCGAGTCCTGGGCGTCCTGGGCCAAACAAGGTTTCAGCATTATTTGACTTTCTTGGAGGGCAGGTTGTTGGTGTGGCCACACTTCTTTTTCAGGCAGTTGACCACACAGGGGTGCCGATGTGTGCAGCACTTCTGGGCAGCAGTGCATGGACATGTCACAGTTGTGTTTCTGGAGAGACTAGCAAAGGGATGGCTTCTTGATGCTACCACACAGGCACAGCACCAGTTGGTGTGTTGGACTCTTTGTGGACCTTGCTGTTGGCCAGGGTGCAGCCACCCTCTATCTGCCGGCAGCAAATACCTGCCACTTCTGGTGGGGTGGCATGTCTTCCTTGTCGTGGATctcagccttttcattttcaatggAGTCACTCACTGGGCTGGCCCTGGAGGGTGATGGTCTTGTTCTTCAGGACCTTGCCAAAGACCTGTATGTTGGTGTCTGCATGGACACCTAGTTGAAGAGAAAGTGAGctcagtaaaaatattttatttccttttatttttggtgctagggattgatGGCAGGGCCTCCACTTTATTCTGTAATTTTCAATTTctgatttacttaatttttttcatctgcTATCTTTCTCTTATGCTTAtgagtttaattatttttgttgttaatttcagacaggttttctttggATCTCTGGATGTCGTGGAGCTGGTTATGTAAAGCAGAAATGGgctggaactcatagaaatcctcctgcctctgtttcccaagtgtttggattaaaggtgtgggccaccaaaCCTGGCCATGGGcctaatattttaattgtttgaaaatgtcatatcAGCATGTAGTGTGTTTTGATGGAATCCACCCTCCCACCCTATCCtcttctccctcaccctctcttGCTGGTTCCTTACTCACTGACCTGATTTTCTTCTTGATTCTTTCTGTGACCTGCTAGTTGTTGAAAATACATTGCCTTTTCTTACATACCTAAcattctgttctcttcctccaatGCAGCTCAATTTGTGCTTCCCATAGTCTTGGGCATACACCAGTaatgaaaactgactctccctctttcAATAGGCATGAAATACCAATAGCTCTTCATCTCTGGGTGAGACTTTGTGCCCATCTCCCATCCCTGTACTGGATTTATTCTGCATTGAGCTTAGATGGGGCTTGTAGATGTCATCATAACCACTGTAGCTCAGATCTTCGACTGCTCTGCAGTGTCCATGAAAGAGATTATTGTCATCATCCATCGTCTGGGTCTTAAAAATTTTCAGCCTCTATGATCAAAAataccaatgacagtcaatgttggagaggatgtggagcaaagggaacactcctccactgttggtgggaatgtaaacttgtacaaccactgtggaaatcagtatggcggtttctcagaaaattagtaaTCGaattacctcaagacccagccatcccactcttgggcatatacccaaggaatgctgattcataccataaagatacatgctcagctatgttcatagcagcactatttgtaatagccagaacctggaaacaacctagatgcccatcaacggaagaatggatgaaaaaaatgtggtacatatacacaatggagtactactcagcagagaaaaacaatgaaagcatgaaatttgcaggcaaatggatggaactagaaaaaaatcatcctgagtgaggtaacccaaaccaagaaagacagtcatggtatgtactcactcataagtggattctagatataaaataaagaacaatcagaccacaacccatagaaccatggaggctatatatatagcatggaggtccctaggatgactgtggcttataataaatttcggttttacaaAAAAAAGCTCTTTCTCAAAAACCTGCATGATTAATAAAGTAATGATGGCTAGTTTTCCCCCACATGATAGCATACAGTTACCTCACTCTGGTACTCAGCTTGTAAGATTttcaaaacaacctagatgcccctcaactgaagaatggataaagaaaatgtggtacatatacacaatggagtactacccagcagagaaaaacaataacacatgaggtttgtaggcaaatggatggaactagaaaatatcatcctgagtgaggtaacccagactcagagagacaaacatggtatgtactcactcatatgtggctACAAgatttaaagcaaaggataaccagactgcaactcacaactccagggaggctagctagtaaggaggaccctaggaaagacacagggatcacccagcaatggagaaatggatgagatctacaggagcaaactgtgtgtgtgtgtgggtgtgggggggtaatggagggcaagggtcagggggaaagagagcttaggggagtgggaggttcaagctgAATCAGGAAccgagtgggagaacaaggaaagagataccatgataaatgaagacaccatgggaatagggagaagcagagtgctagggaggttcccaggaatccacaaagatacctccactatagactactggcaatggtcgagagggtacctgagctgacctactatGGTGactggatggctgaataccctgactgtcatgatagaaccctcatccagagacagaagcagatgccGAGATCCACAGCCAgctcccaggcagagctccaggagtccaatggatgagagagaagagggattgtatgagcaagagatatcgagaccatgattggaaaaagcaccgagacaactagccaaactagtggaaacacatgaactgtggaccaatagctgaggagcccccatggtactggactaggtcctctggataagtgagacagttgtttagcttgaactgtttagggagcccccaggcaatgggactccatgagctggctttttggaacctagtgcctatggtgagacactttgctcagccttggtgcagcgaagaggggcttggacctgcctcaactgaatgtaccaggctctgctgactccccaggggagaccttgccttggaggaggggatgggggatggattcgggggggaaggctgagggacaggaggagggaggacaggggaatctgaggttgatatgtaatATGAATAGAAGatctcttattaaaaaaattaaaaaacattttcagcCTCGTCTTCAGTGATGACCCCATGCTAGGACTGTGTCACATGGGGAAACTTCTCTGACTTAGCATCACTTCAAAGGATGGTCCAGGACACACACAATTGTTTGTCACATGGAGAATGGTATAAAAGTCACTgagtattttccttttttgttgcaGAGCCTGAAAGACATGCATAATTTCCCCTTCGTATCAATGTCATTGTGAATAATTACCATCTTGTAATTCTGTCTGTGTATGTCCTTTACTAAATCAGAAAaatg
The sequence above is drawn from the Peromyscus leucopus breed LL Stock unplaced genomic scaffold, UCI_PerLeu_2.1 scaffold_544, whole genome shotgun sequence genome and encodes:
- the LOC114701921 gene encoding leukocyte immunoglobulin-like receptor subfamily B member 3, with product MTFTFTALIYMGLILGLRIPVLEGALPKPILMVQPDFVVSAQTTVTFLCEGTTGVKEYSLYKDGHKYLRHIEIPQNPKTKTEFSIAEIDHRHAGRYRCQYQTHDGWSEYSDSLELVVTGVYSKPSLSAQPSPVVTEGGNVTVQCVSGQSYHRFVLMKEGPQKLSWTLDSQYNSHTREYQALFSVGPVTSSQRWTFRCYSFNKNSPQVWSEPSDPLELLVSGTLHKPTIKAEPSSMVSSGSAVTIWCQGTLDAEICVLHKEGSQKPWGTQTPEKPENKAKFSIPSVTQQHGGQYRCYCYSSAGWSERSDTLEIVVTGIYYYNKPSLTALPSPVVTSGGNMTLKCVSQDEYNKLILTKEDQKLLSSQNSQYIHSIMQYQALFSIDHVTPDHRGTFRCYGYYNQTPHWWSVPSEPLEIYTSDSEIQDHTVENLIRMGFAVMILIVLGILVFEAWGSQKRAQRAAEK